The stretch of DNA TGTGAGATACATAAAAAACCATCAAAAAGTACGCAGATgtgaaattgcaaaaaaaaatattctcgaACATTGGAACCAAGTGCTATTCCACAAGCAGTCTCTCGTCTGCGGGAGATGTGAAAGAGTTAAAAGGTTAGTAGATGGTAACCGTATGAGTCGAACGAGTGGTAGGCGGAGGgaataaaaaatcacaaatgacACAAAAGAAATCGCAGGgtatacattagggtggcagcgaaaatggtaatgtcaaatttcaaaaaccgagcatgtacattttgttaattggcccaaaaaaacgATATGtgtaaagtttcagctcgatcgaacatgatttagggatgcctctaagcgctcaaagttttgattttttgatcctcaaatatcttccaaggggggagtaaaggaaatttggaaaatcgatttttttcgatgccaaatgacttaaaaatgtatgaaacgtcgagatttggtgtcatctcggaaaaaaaatgtttggccgaaaatcgaccttttgggataTAGCCTTAGAGGCaatgaaagtatggaaaaataaaattatcgaatcgaaagaaccgaccatgtacattttgtttattggtccaaaaaagtgatctgtgcaaagtttcagctgaatcgcacatgatttaggggtgtctcaaagcactcaaagttttgattttttcatcctcgaaaatctaaaggaaatttggaaattcgatttttttttcgatgccaaatgatttaaaaatgcataaaacgtcgagatctggtgttatcacgaaaaaaaaatttttggccgaaaatcgactttttggaacttagcctgagtggccaaaaaatcaaaactttaagtgctttgaggcacccctaaatcatgtctaattgagctgaaattttgcacaggtcatttttttgggccaataaacaaaatgtacatggtcggttctttcgATTCAGGGTTTTACTTCGGATAATCCCCCGAGTATCGGATAGGTCGAGGAGATATAAATACCGTCGCGATTGACGGTTAACTATATACTACACTTTATTCACAAATTTCATTTTAACACGTGCAATAGGTCCGGCTGGCCAAGTGAGCCGATGATCGTCATCATCGGGTGGTGAATTGGTGTGTGTACACGAGAATGAAGATACTGCGCTAGTGGTAGATCACCAGCACGATAAAGTGGTCGTGTCCGCCACaatcccacgttttgatcgGACCAATATGCTCTCCCCAAGTTctcttcggcatcttttatcatCTCTAACCAACGACTAATCAACATCCTCCTGCCATCATCACTCAATTGTACATCTAGTGAAGTGAACAAAGAATACTTAACAATCAAGCTAAACGCTCCTTTTCAGGGTCATCAAAGagtcaaataatgatttttcaaacatatccagaaTCAGTTTGCAATAACAGctcaacgtaatcctacgtggTAAtttcttggacacaacctttcTGTAACTTTTTATTGGTGActaaaatgtcttaaaatatcCAAACGAAAGTATGGTTTTATCGACGAAACGCACCGAAAGTACCTTTGTATTACAGAAATACTTAATGATTATGATACCAAGTGTTGCATATGTGATTTCTAAGTGTTGGTGGCTAATAGCGGTatgttcttttttaaaaaaatggttttatttagcttaccctgtaatctgtttgtatgtttgtaacatgtttgtttgtagcgctgacccacattaatagaaatttgaccccctttctgttgaccgattgatccgGAATTcagaacacacctttatctctgtagtcattataaaactgcgtatttcatgatcttgaaaatccaagatggcggccgctacaaaatggccgatcacatattttctcaaaacctcatcgacatgggttttccaaaaccccatcaatatgggtatcaaatgaaagggcttgactagtagaatacggttatttatgaaaaatgaaaatccgagatggctgccactacaaaatggcgtactacatattatgtcaaaaccccgttaatatggctatcaaatgaaagggcttgactagtagaacacagtttatgaaaatgcaaatccaagatggctgccactaccaagtggcgggctacatattttctcaaaacctcaaaTTACTTtataaaacggttttatttagcttgaactgtttgtatgtatgtttgtatgtctgtagggttgtcccacattaataataatttgaccaataggaactgaccgaatttataaaatacacATTTTACAGTTGCCGCTCCaaggggcacgttggatttccattatccacaattagcgattTCATCATATGTTCCACGATTTAATTTTAGTCTTataaatgccctagactaatgaaggagaggtgtgataactgctaactgctacttgccttattattttctagcttttagtacattataatttttaatcacaattaaaccgtttaacttaaaaagttttttttacttattttattcaatttgttgGAACAGAAGTTTTGAATCCACAATGAACCATTACAGGTACATCTGATTTGGAAAAGCATCTCCAAAGACCGTAACATTACGAGAATATTCAAGTGGAACCCActtccaaatccatgctgaattATGTGGTGTAGGAACCACAAAAATCGCTCAGAAGATTTGAGCTGCAGAAGGAACTCTTGCGTTTCATACATCATAAATACTTCAAATCCAATTGATCGTTTGATGTTCCTTAAAATTTCGATGTCATGACAGTAAAAATATAGCTTTTTTCTCAAGTAGCATGCCAAAATGCACTACATATatcaaaaaagctattttactCTGGAGCTATAAAAAGGGGAACAAAGTAAAtctgaaaacagttttttcgatgtgctttttttcttttctaataCACTACTTCTAATTTCAAGCATTTTACTATGGAGTAACTAACGACAAGAACAAACGAAAGGAACCAATTTGGTTCGAAAAATTGattctttcattcattcacatACTTGCTCAATTGTCTGGAGTGATGAGTAAAATCCCATTTGATTTATCTTTCCTTAGAAATCTGATACTTGAGATACTTCTAAAACGTACCCCTTGACATAATCACCTCTAGTTTAAAAACTAATTGAACAAATGGCAATTTTCCTAAATGATTTGAAGCATTTGAAGAAATTTTAAAACAATCATCTTGAAAGAAAATATTGGCACAACCATCGTTGCGGGCAGCACGTGCTGCACGTGCCGTCCGATAAGAGTAGTACCTTCCGATCTCCTTTCCCAAATTAAACTTTCTCTCGCCCCAAAAGAGTGTGCCCCCTTTCTTTTTAGCGCAATTCAATTTTGTGCCACTTAGCGAGCTTTAGACTGTGCCGACCAACTTCAACAAGTTCGTCCGCTCATCGTCGGATGGATAAACCAGTCTTAACGATGgtcgaaccaaaaaaaaaggcgCATATCTACCCAATAAAGGGCAGCTTCCTAGAAAGTTTAGGTGAGATTGTGTTGGGATCCACTTTAGACGAGTTAAGCTGCTTTAATTAGGAACGGAATACAAATTTATGAAGCTTCTTGTGTATCataaaaaaacagttttatttttctttcctcGGGGCCTGATATGCCACATTTACGACACGGAAACTGGTATCGTTTAATTGATGGGATGAAATCCCATCAATCATACGCAGGTGGATGAAGCTGCCAGGGATGATTCACTCCGCTTCGAGACAACTTCTAATGAGTAAACCTACCGCACCACACAGTCTCAACCATCGCAAGGTATCTCTTTCCACCCGTGCGGAACCAGTTTCCTCCGTCGTGATGACTCCATCCCCCATGTACGTAAGGGAGAATGCTTCCCCGAAGTCTCATCTCGTACCGATGCTGATGCAACGATGAAGTAATTAAATTATATGATATTGCATTTGAAATTCATGAATCCAGCCGAGCGGACGGCGTCATCGGGAGTCTAGGGGCGATGTTGATTCGCTTTCCCGGGATCGGCGTGTTTTGCGCCCGGGACAACACCGTAGCACTTTTTTTTCCTCCGCCCTAGGTAATTCATTAACTCTCAGTCAAGCTTTGATGTacatacatgtatttgcaaacaaACAGACGCTCTCGTCCAGGTTAATTTCATGCGAGATgttcttttcttcttcttcttcttcttcttcttcttcttctttttcttcttcttcacttTGTCTCGTTTCCATTGGCAGCTTTAGCCTCCATTCGAGTTCATGAATCGCTCAAGAGGCTGTTGGGCACAAAATGAGAGACACACATACGAACATTCTTCGCCCGAGCGAATCCTTTGGTGCTACAATTACCATTTTAGCAGCagtaaaagaaaattaaataGATAGCGAGGAAATTGAAGACGAGGATGagataaaaacaggtttttattataaaagtCACATGAAAAACATAATTATTAAAATTATATACTGTTTTATTCATTGGAACATCAACTGCCTTCACCATGCATTTCTTCACATCAATATCATTTTCATTCTGGAATCGATCAATCTATCGCACGATCTTTTTGCATGATCCACTGTTCTCTATGCATGTTCATCATCTTCAAGTTTCCAATCATATGTACACCATCATGGAATCTATTTCTCGAGCACATCTGCATGCCAGCATTTGTATATACGACGCAGCACATCACCAAAGCTGAAACGTAAGCATCTATCACTTCCCAACGTTACGTCCACGAGGGTAAACTATTCATCGTTTCAAAATAAACTATATTTTACAGTTGCCGCTCCAAGGTACCAGATTCTGGAACATCGCGACGGTTACGTTCCCGTGTACATTCGGCACGGTGATGAACCCCTATCCGACATCAACCCCGATCTAGCCGTTGCCTTCCACGAGCCGGTGTCACGCGTCAGCAGAGCCGAGTTGGCCCAGGTttatgtttcgaaaaaaaacggaAATGGACCGTACGCAATAACACCCAcccttgtttttgttgttgtagaAATTGCAAGCGGACGAAGCGCCAGTGAACAACTCCTCTAGCCTGTCACAATCCCTGTCGACATCGCTGTCAACATCTCTATCCGCATCCGATGAATTAAGGGCCGCAGCAGCAGTGCAGCCGGTCACTAACGTGCAACCCGGAACCAACCTTTAACTCAGCTCGTTTCTGATAACGTTGAAGTTATCAGCGATCCAGTTACCTTATTGCGACGCTAACTGAATTCCACTTAGACAATTTCACGCTGAACGAGAGACTTCAATAAAGCCATACAAGAGCCAATAAACTTATAACCCGTGTTTTCATCTTCTTTTAAATCCTCATTGCCTTGTTACTATTCTAGTTTCGATTCCATCACTTACAGGCTGCAGCCCTGCCAGATACCAAAATCTGCCGAAGAAGGACGGATATGTACCGGTGTACATCCGTGTCGGAAATACTCCCCTCGAGCAGATCAACCACGAGCTGGCGGCCGCTTTCCAGGAGAGTAACGCACGCAGCATCCGAGGAACCCTCATTCAGGTAAATCACATATATTTTTGCCCGTCAATTATTCATTACATAACGATTCGATCATTGCAGGAACTCAACCGTAAAACCCGTTTCTCGTCGGAATCTAGCAGCGCATCGAGCGAGGAAACGAATAACGTTAACGTCATCCTGAAACGTCTGAACCCCAGCAACAGAAACGTCACCGATTTTAACTCCAGCTCCGATGAATCCAACTCCTCCGAGCAGTTGCTGCTGAACGAGATTGCCGCACTCGTCAAATCAACGTCAACCGACAAATCAGCTGCCGTAGGAAACAACATTATTTAAGTTCGGCTTAGTCCTTCTCTCAGCCGGGGGAGCAAAAAAATACGGCGCAAACAGAGCAGAGCGCACGGCCATTGGATGACTGAGGGCGTCTCGAAGCGACGATGTgattaaaaatacaaattaatTCCCGACGTGCATTTTGTAATCAATTTTAATTCTAAGGTTATTATCAACAGCCGAGATTATACTAATGTAAACAAAACGCGCTGCAAGATTACTTTTACTTCCAAGAAAACAATCTTTGTACTTCCCCTGGAAATGGTGTGGAAAAAATATGAGCCAATAATTTGGCACTGATAACGGGAGGTAATAAAATGGTtaatatttaggaaaaatacttGAATACGTTTTATTTTTACTCAACTTAAAGTTATCACAAAGTTCACATGATAAAAATTTCTCTATAACAAAATATgctaatattttgaaatatggAGCCGAATCTGAACAAgccgaagaaaacatatttttcggagatttttcattcaatcacaccctcttcttcaaaaaaaatgataatggcacaatggcaacattacagagaagttcaattttcggtctgtgacaccgtgcgcgagtatacgtgttatgattttgcacgcgagtacaggagggttaaactatgtgcatttttttttttattcgtttatttttacaggctcagttacgtaagtttaaaggagccgaattcttaaatatgtttttaaaactatatatatacaaacaattttcttaaatctatggttggtactgtgggaaaccgattactcgcggtggactcgagtttagaagggtgacataatttttcaggaaaaggatgggatataaggaaattattacaatgttggtaatcacacacactcaattcttaaatctattcgtatatctattgtgaatttacatttcaacttgttCTCCTGATtaaagcaaggggaccaattactcgtaaaggaagaaaagtagggtataaggatgtaaggataatcacacacgaacatcgatagctttaaggaaaacatatatttgggacatgtaatcaaggtctaaccgagccaacacatctctcaccggcacattgggctgccttcctctagcccgaagggagtttcctaaattcgatctggcaacaagatacacctcacacgaccaaacaacgtgttcgatgtcgtggtaacctcggccacaaatgcagagatttctaccggccagattgaaacgaaagagtaacgcgtctaacgaacagtgattggacatgagtcgggagaaggtgcgaataaagtcccgactcaagtccagacttttgaaccatggtttgaggctaaccttagggataatcgagtgaaaccaccggcccaattcctcttcgttccacttacgttgccagtttgcgatggtatttttacggactaaagaataaaattcattgaaggcgatttgacgctgataaatgtcgccttcaattgcacctacctttgctaatgagtcagccctctcattacccgggattgagcaatgtgaagggacccagacaaaagtaatgacataacagcgtctggataaagcactcaaaatttctcgtattctctcaaggaagtacggcgagtgcttttccggcctcactgaacggatagcttcgacagagctaagactatccgttacaatgtaatagtgttcaacaggtcttgaggcgacgctgtccaacgcccagtgtattgctgccaattcagcaatatacactgagcaaggattctgaagactgtgggaggtgctaaaaagttcgttgaacactccaaatcctgtggactcgtttatagtggacccatcagtaaagtacatattatcacaattgatacgcccatactttgcattgaagatcgtaggaacgatccccgatagaagataatctggaatatcatggattttctccttcatgaacagatcaaaatgtacagaggaactgatgtagtcaggaaaacaaacacgattgggaatatacgaagaaggattaacctgcatggagacgaattcatgatatgagctcatgaatccagaatgaaaatttagctcgatcagctgctcaaaattcccgatcaccaatggattcataaccttacaccggatgaggaaccgaagagataataaattgaagcgatcttttagtgggagtacgcctgccaaaacctcgaggctcatggtatgtgttgagggcatacatcccaacgcgatacggagacaaagatactgaattcgctcgagtttaatgaggtgtgttttggcagctgattgaaaacagaaactgccatactccatcactgagagaatagttgttcgatacaacattataagatcttcgggatgggctccccaccaggtgccggtaattgtacggagaaaatttattctttgttgacattttttactcagatacctaatatggaccccccaagtacatttggagtcgaaccagaccccaagatacttgaatgacatagcatgagtgatcggtttacccaaaagttgaagctttggttttgctggtctatgcttcctagaaaaaaccaccatctctgttttctccgtggagaattcgatccctagcccaatggcccaggttgaaaaattgttcaaagtatcttgtaagggtccttgcaggtcggattcgtttgatcctacgacagacaccactccatcatctgcaagttgtcttaggctgcaattttgtgtaaggcaattgtcgatgtcgcttacatagaagttgtacaaaagggggcttaaacatgagccctgggggaggcccatgtaagagaaccgacatactgccgaatctccgtgagaaaagttcaaatgcttctcacaaagcaagttatataacatattattcaatagaggcggcagaccccgagagtgtaatttgtctgacaaaacctctattgaaacagaatcaaaggccccctttatgtccaagaatactgaagccatttgtttttttttcggcgtaagccaattgaatttctgaagaaagcaacgcaagataatcattcgtccccttgcccctgcggaacccatattgtgtatctgagagtaggccattcgtttcaacccatcgatcaaggcgaaacaagatcattttctccaacaatttccgtatacaagacagcattgctattgggcggtacgaattaaagtcggacgcgggttttccgggtttttgaatagctataactcgtacttgtctccaatcatctggaacaatattattctccagaaaccgattgaataaattcaacaagcgatgtttcgccacatcagggaggtttttcagcaagttgaacttaattctatccgatcccggagcagaattgttacatgaaaggatagcaagagagaattctaccatcgaaaactcggaatcaagatcgcacctatcttgtggtatatctcgaactattttttgcacaggagcggaatcaggacaaaccttctgtgcaaaattaaaaatccatcgatgtaaatattcttcgctttcattcgttgaagagcgatttctcatgtttcgagccacattccataattttttcattgacgtttctcgtgacaaacctcccacgaaatttcgccaataagcacgttttttccctttgatcaaatttttgaactggttctcaagggataaatacgtttgaaaattttcaggggttccacgtttccgaaaagctttaaatgcattagatttttctacaaaaagcttggaacattggctatcccaccatggattgggaggccttcgacgaatagtggaacctgggatgggtttcgtttgagcgcgaaccgcgctgtcatagatcaaacgagaaaggaagttatactcctccactggaggtaaaccatctctggaattgatggctagagcaatcgcgtccgcatattttttccagtcaatgtgtcttgtgaggtcatatgccatgtttatagattcagaaaaattcgacccaatggtgatggaaattttgattggcaagtgatcactaccgttggggtcctggattacattccacttgcaatctaacgatagtgaattcgagcaaagcgagaggtcaagagcacttgggttagcaggaggtttaggtacatgTGTTGTTTCCCCGGTATTCAAAACGGTTATAttaaagctgttacaaaggtcatatatcaacaatgaacgattgtcgtcgtactgttccccccaggcagttccatgagagttgaaatctcccaagatcaatcgtggctcaggaaagagtgagcacatgtcaacaagttgcttgcggctaaccgcagctctcggaggccaatacaagctga from Toxorhynchites rutilus septentrionalis strain SRP chromosome 3, ASM2978413v1, whole genome shotgun sequence encodes:
- the LOC129775493 gene encoding uncharacterized protein LOC129775493 isoform X2; translation: MKCFILSVLAIVFLVQNSVAAPRYQILEHRDGYVPVYIRHGDEPLSDINPDLAVAFHEPVSRVSRAELAQKLQADEAPVNNSSSLSQSLSTSLSTSLSASDELRAAAAVQPVTNVQPGTNL
- the LOC129775493 gene encoding uncharacterized protein LOC129775493 isoform X1; the encoded protein is MKCFILSVLAIVFLVQNSGCSPARYQNLPKKDGYVPVYIRVGNTPLEQINHELAAAFQESNARSIRGTLIQELNRKTRFSSESSSASSEETNNVNVILKRLNPSNRNVTDFNSSSDESNSSEQLLLNEIAALVKSTSTDKSAAVGNNII